One segment of Bradyrhizobium sp. WD16 DNA contains the following:
- a CDS encoding ABC transporter permease, with the protein MPGVRRARLAALLDRYAPPLAFVALVLVWEGATRLLKIPSFLLPAPSAIVQALVATPLQVWAGHAFATLRVALMGYALAIVVSVPLAMAFASSRLLSRTLYPILVVVQSTPIVAVAPIIVVTLGASDLPRVVITFLITFFPIVVSTVAGLLATPEELIELSRSLRAGRAREMLHVRLPFALPYVFSALKIAITLSVIGAVVAEFVAAEQGLGFFIAFSTSYFKIPAAFAGLGVLVAISLILFRLVAFVQKRLAPWSLPKSER; encoded by the coding sequence ATGCCGGGGGTGCGGCGGGCGCGGCTTGCGGCCCTGCTCGACCGCTACGCCCCGCCGCTCGCCTTCGTCGCTCTCGTCCTCGTCTGGGAGGGCGCAACGCGGCTGCTGAAGATTCCGAGCTTCCTGCTGCCGGCGCCGAGCGCGATCGTGCAGGCACTGGTGGCGACGCCGCTGCAAGTGTGGGCCGGTCACGCCTTCGCGACGCTGCGCGTCGCGCTGATGGGCTATGCCCTCGCCATCGTCGTCTCGGTGCCGCTGGCGATGGCCTTCGCCTCGTCGCGGCTGCTCTCCCGCACGCTCTATCCGATCCTGGTGGTGGTGCAGTCGACCCCGATCGTCGCGGTGGCGCCGATCATCGTGGTGACGCTCGGCGCCTCGGATCTGCCGCGGGTCGTCATCACCTTCCTGATCACGTTCTTTCCCATCGTGGTCTCGACGGTCGCCGGCCTGCTCGCCACGCCCGAGGAACTGATCGAACTGTCGCGCTCGCTGCGCGCCGGACGTGCCCGCGAGATGCTCCATGTCCGGCTGCCGTTCGCGCTGCCCTATGTGTTCTCGGCGCTGAAGATCGCGATCACGCTGTCGGTGATCGGCGCGGTGGTGGCCGAATTCGTCGCCGCCGAGCAGGGGCTCGGTTTCTTCATTGCCTTCTCGACCTCCTACTTCAAGATCCCGGCGGCCTTCGCCGGTCTCGGCGTGCTGGTGGCGATCAGCCTGATCCTGTTCCGCCTGGTCGCTTTCGTGCAAAAGAGGCTCGCGCCCTGGTCGCTGCCGAAATCGGAAAGGTGA
- a CDS encoding nucleoside deaminase, with amino-acid sequence MSVASDKPALDHEALLRRAFAVALQAKAAGDHPFGAILVDGAGAVIMEQGNGFTAEGRDMTAHAERLIATRASKTYAPAFLADCTLYSSAEPCAMCAGAIYWAGIGRVVFGQSEKDLKAQTGDHAENPTLDLPCRAVFAAGQRPVEVIGPLLAEEAAALQSGFWAERAKD; translated from the coding sequence ATGAGCGTCGCGTCGGACAAGCCGGCTCTCGACCACGAGGCGCTGCTGCGCCGGGCCTTTGCCGTCGCCCTGCAGGCGAAGGCCGCGGGCGATCATCCGTTCGGCGCCATCCTGGTCGACGGCGCCGGCGCGGTCATCATGGAGCAGGGCAACGGCTTCACCGCCGAAGGCCGCGACATGACCGCCCATGCCGAACGCCTGATCGCCACCCGCGCCTCGAAGACCTACGCGCCGGCCTTTCTCGCCGACTGCACGCTCTATTCCTCGGCCGAGCCCTGCGCGATGTGCGCCGGCGCGATCTACTGGGCGGGCATCGGCCGGGTGGTGTTCGGCCAGAGCGAAAAGGATCTCAAGGCGCAGACCGGCGATCACGCCGAGAATCCGACCCTCGATCTGCCTTGCCGCGCCGTGTTCGCCGCCGGCCAGCGCCCGGTCGAGGTGATCGGACCGCTGCTCGCCGAGGAGGCCGCGGCGCTGCAGTCCGGCTTCTGGGCGGAGCGGGCGAAGGACTGA
- the pgeF gene encoding peptidoglycan editing factor PgeF, producing MKLTSPLLAAVPGLRHAFFSRAGGVSGGIYASLNGGVGSSDDPGHVAENRRRMAALLGVAPSHFLTAHQIHSPDVAVASEPWTADQRPRVDAIVTRTPGIAIGATAADCGPVLFADGEARVIGSAHAGWRGALTGVLEATIAAMEQLGAARGRIKAAIGPLIRQRSYEVGQEFVDRFTQEDAANARFFVPSTRSGHAMFDLAGYIRMRLEGAGLAEIDDLAICTYEDDRFFSYRRSVHRAEPDYGRHIHALVLE from the coding sequence ATGAAGCTGACCTCGCCGCTGCTTGCCGCCGTCCCCGGCCTGCGCCACGCCTTCTTCAGCCGCGCCGGCGGCGTCTCCGGCGGCATCTATGCCAGCCTCAATGGCGGCGTCGGCTCCTCGGACGATCCCGGCCACGTCGCCGAGAACCGCCGCCGCATGGCGGCGCTGCTGGGCGTCGCGCCGTCGCATTTTCTCACCGCGCACCAGATCCATTCGCCGGATGTCGCGGTGGCGAGCGAACCCTGGACCGCCGACCAGCGGCCGCGGGTCGACGCCATCGTCACCCGTACGCCCGGCATCGCCATCGGCGCCACCGCGGCGGATTGCGGGCCGGTGCTGTTCGCCGACGGCGAGGCGCGGGTGATCGGCTCGGCCCATGCCGGCTGGCGCGGCGCGCTGACCGGCGTGCTGGAGGCGACCATCGCCGCCATGGAGCAGCTCGGCGCGGCGCGCGGCCGGATCAAGGCCGCCATCGGCCCCCTGATCCGCCAGCGCAGCTACGAGGTCGGCCAGGAATTCGTCGATCGTTTCACGCAAGAAGATGCGGCCAATGCCCGCTTCTTCGTGCCGTCGACGCGCAGCGGCCACGCCATGTTCGACCTCGCCGGCTATATCCGGATGCGGCTGGAGGGCGCCGGCCTCGCCGAAATCGACGATCTCGCCATCTGCACCTACGAGGATGATCGCTTCTTCAGCTATCGCCGCTCGGTGCACCGCGCCGAGCCCGATTACGGCCGACACATCCACGCGCTGGTGCTGGAATAG
- a CDS encoding class I SAM-dependent methyltransferase: MPVWRFMDLCLTHPLYGYYIGRDPLGREGDFITAPEVSQMFGELLGLWAASVWKAMGTPDRVRLIELGPGRGTLMMDALRAIRVVPPFHAACQVHLVEINSVLRDKQRAALHDAANVQWHDTIDEVPDGPSIIFANEYFDVLPVHQMVREETGWHERVIEIGPGGRLAFGTAAEPTPHFDLLVPPLVRAAPVGAVFEWRAPAEAMKLARRVRDFGGAALVIDYGHTRSDAGDTFQAIARHSFTDPLRAPGRADVTAHVDFEALSLAAQDAGARVHGPVEQGAFLRRLGIETRAATLMSKAAPQVAEDIADGLKRLTDSGTGGMGSLFKVLGISHPAITELAGLSDDPAPADPSIAGRSDVQ; the protein is encoded by the coding sequence ATGCCGGTATGGCGGTTCATGGATCTGTGCCTCACCCATCCGCTATACGGCTACTATATCGGCCGCGACCCGCTCGGCCGCGAGGGCGATTTCATCACTGCGCCCGAAGTGAGCCAGATGTTCGGCGAACTGCTCGGGCTGTGGGCCGCATCGGTCTGGAAGGCGATGGGGACCCCGGACCGCGTGCGGCTGATCGAGCTCGGTCCCGGCCGCGGCACGCTGATGATGGACGCGCTGCGCGCGATCCGCGTCGTCCCGCCGTTCCATGCCGCCTGCCAGGTCCATCTCGTCGAGATCAATTCGGTGCTGCGCGACAAGCAGCGCGCCGCGCTGCATGATGCTGCGAACGTGCAGTGGCACGACACCATCGACGAGGTGCCGGACGGTCCCTCGATCATCTTCGCCAATGAATATTTCGACGTGCTGCCGGTCCACCAGATGGTGCGCGAGGAGACCGGCTGGCACGAGCGCGTGATCGAGATCGGCCCGGGCGGCCGCCTCGCCTTCGGCACCGCCGCGGAGCCGACGCCGCATTTCGACCTGCTGGTGCCGCCGCTGGTCCGCGCCGCGCCGGTCGGCGCGGTGTTCGAATGGCGCGCGCCCGCCGAGGCGATGAAGCTGGCGCGGCGCGTGCGTGATTTCGGCGGCGCCGCCCTGGTCATCGATTACGGCCACACCCGCAGCGATGCCGGCGACACCTTCCAGGCCATCGCCCGCCATTCCTTCACCGATCCGCTGCGCGCGCCCGGACGGGCCGACGTCACCGCCCATGTGGATTTCGAGGCGCTCTCGCTCGCGGCGCAGGATGCCGGCGCCCGGGTCCACGGCCCGGTCGAGCAGGGCGCCTTCCTGCGCCGGCTCGGCATCGAGACCCGCGCCGCGACCTTGATGTCCAAGGCGGCACCGCAGGTCGCGGAGGACATCGCCGACGGTCTCAAGCGCCTCACCGACAGCGGCACCGGCGGCATGGGCTCGCTGTTCAAGGTGCTCGGCATCTCCCATCCGGCCATCACCGAACTGGCCGGACTGAGCGACGACCCGGCACCGGCCGACCCTTCCATCGCCGGACGGAGCGACGTGCAATGA